From a single Xyrauchen texanus isolate HMW12.3.18 chromosome 26, RBS_HiC_50CHRs, whole genome shotgun sequence genomic region:
- the LOC127620222 gene encoding perforin-1-like, with translation MGQMRAHLIVFWASHLFLLTVCGEDELGTSKQCEDAPFVPGHNLAGEGFDVVTMERKGSYVINTEKWDLGNGTCKLRKNPYLKGIKQKLPAAVVFWRSLPKCSMKVSSKIFESSESLVNDSSSALSVSWKVGLDVKAAGAAVGSTHSREAKFAMTKSKEDKYSFTKHEVGCNFYGYRLSQNPPLHHEFLEAVKSLPSSYDPNAYRSLINTYGTHYIARVWLGGKMKAITAIKSCQATISGLTDTAVKDCLDVEASGSYSVVTVKVETHLCKDMKKKMGSNEKFSSMFNERQTEIIGGNINGEDLLFSGSSHPNSLKTWLESLKTIPDIVHYSLKPLHFLLSGKNPARKGLKKAVEEYIIENALMKVCSESCQIGRKCSARDRCACVCDSSDIIKSNCCPTAKGLATLKVYRLWAKDLYGDVGSQTDGVVSVKFGTQEKRTQIIDDDDNPHWPETFVFGPIKITMANKLTFEVYDADSYWNSDILGTCSFDLRSGVVTEACVFTYGTFFFTYEVKCAPSLEGPQCNEYKGSPMAAPLADIYSSRNGILVKDLWRLELAQNNSNKLNFKSTDGKQAEL, from the exons ATGGGGCAGATGCGGGCTCACCTTATTGTTTTCTGGGCAAGCCATTTGTTTCTCCTGACAGTTTGTGGAGAGGATGAATTAGGCACATCAAAACAGTGTGAAGATGCTCCATTTGTTCCAGGACACAATCTTGCTGGAGAGGGATTTGATGTTGTGACCATGGAGCGAAAAGGTTCTTACGTGATCAACACAGAAAAATGGGATCTGGGAAATGGCACTTGTAAATTGCGCAAGAACCCGTACTTGAAGGGAATAAAACAGAAGTTACCAGCTGCTGTTGTGTTCTGGAGGTCTTTACCAAAGTGTTCAATGAAAGTCTCCAGTAAGATCTTTGAATCAAGTGAATCACTGGTCAATGATTCATCATCAGCTCTCTCGGTCAGCTGGAAAGTTGGTTTAGATGTGAAGGCTGCTGGAGCTGCAGTTGGAAGCACCCATTCCAGGGAAGCAAAATTTGCAatgacaaaatcaaaagaagacaAATACAGTTTCACCAAACATGAAGTTGGATGTAACTTTTACGG ATATCGTTTATCTCAAAATCCACCTCTTCATCACGAGTTTCTTGAAGCAGTCAAATCACTCCCTTCATCTTACGATCCAAACGCTTACCGCAGCCTGATCAACACATATGGCACTCACTATATTGCACGTGTCTGGTTAGGGGGGAAAATGAAAGCCATAACAGCCATTAAATCCTGTCAGGCAACAATTAGTGGGCTTACAGATACTGCAGTGAAAGACTGTTTGGACGTGGAAGCCTCGGGTTCTTACTCCGTAGTAACTGTGAAGGTAGAGACACATTTATGCAAAGACATGAAAAAGAAAATGGGCAGCAATGAAAAGTTTAGCAGCATGTTTAACGAACGTCAGACAGAGATTATTGGAGGGAACATAAATGGAGAAGATCTGCTTTTTTCTGGTTCATCACACCCAAATTCCCTTAAAACCTGGCTTGAGTCTTTGAAGACCATTCCCGACATAGTGCACTACTCTCTCAAACCCCTCCACTTTTTGCTCAGTGGTAAAAACCCTGCCCGGAAAGGACTTAAGAAAGCTGTGGAAGAATACATAATAGAAAATGCCCTTATGAAGGTTTGCTCAGAATCTTGCCAGATTGGCAGGAAATGCAGTGCAAGAGACcgatgtgcttgtgtttgtgatAGTAGTGATATTATAAAGTCTAACTGCTGTCCAACTGCAAAAGGACTTGCAACCCTGAAAGTCTACAGACTCTGGGCTAAAGATCTATATGGAGATGTAGGTTCTCAAACAGATGGTGTTGTATCAGTCAAATTTGGCACACAGGAAAAGCGCACTcagattattgatgatgatgacaatCCACATTGGCCTGAAACATTTGTGTTTGGTCCTATTAAGATCACCATGGCTAATAAACTAACATTCGAAGTATATGATGCAGACAGCTACTGGAACAGTGATATACTTGGTACTTGCTCTTTTGACCTTAGAAGTGGAGTAGTGACAGAAGCCTGTGTCTTTACCTATGGCACCTTCTTTTTTACCTATGAAGTGAAATGTGCTCCCAGTCTAGAGGGCCCTCAGTGTAATGAATACAAGGGTTCTCCAATGGCTGCGCCTCTTGCTGACATTTACAGCTCAAGAAATGGTATTCTGGTTAAAGATCTGTGGAGGCTTGAATTAGCTCAAAATAACtcaaacaagctaaatttcaagaGCACTGATGGAAAGCAGGCGGAGCTGTga